The following coding sequences are from one Musa acuminata AAA Group cultivar baxijiao chromosome BXJ2-4, Cavendish_Baxijiao_AAA, whole genome shotgun sequence window:
- the LOC103983235 gene encoding histone-lysine N-methyltransferase ATXR6: protein MPRVRAKTFVPAVFIAPATTAATFPFFSPISPLPFPSAILSLSLMAPKTPFRRRTNAPSSSSLSSAVLDAIRCEECGSGESADKLLLCDRCDRGFHLFCLRPILACVPKGLWFCPPCSAEKRPKRFPLIQTRIIDFFRIQRSSGLEKLECRKRKKRSGGLVVAKKKRKLLPFNPIEDPDRRLEQMASLATALTATGAVFSNELTYRPGMAPRSANRAANENGGMQVLSKEDVETLNLCKRMMERGEWPPLMVVHDPLEGFTVEADRFIRDLTIVTEYVGDVDYLKNREHDDGDSMMTLLSAANAARSLVICPDQRSNIARFINGINNHTREGKKKQNLKCVRFSVDGECRVLLVANRDISRGERLYYDYNGSEQEYPTEHFV, encoded by the exons ATGCCGCGAGTGCGCGCGAAAACGTTCGTCCCCGCCGTTTTTATAGCTCCAGCTACAACAGCCGCGACGTTTCCTTTTTTCTCACCTATCTCccctcttcccttcccttctgccatcctctctctctctctcatggcccCTAAGACCCCTTTCAGGAGGCGGACCAATGCGCCCTCCAGCTCCAGCCTCTCCTCTGCCGTCCTCGACGCCATCCGGTGCGAGGAGTGCGGCTCCGGGGAGTCCGCCGACAAGCTCCTCCTCTGTGACAGGTGCGACCGAGGGTTCCACCTCTTCTGCCTCCGCCCCATTCTCGCATGTGTCCCCAAGGGCCTCTGGTTCTGCCCCCCTTGCTCCGCCGAAAAGAGGCCCAAGA GGTTTCCGCTAATCCAGACAAGGATCATAGATTTCTTCCGGATACAGCGGTCGTCGGGGCTAGAGAAGCTGGAATGccggaaaaggaagaagaggagcggAGGGCTGGTGGTggcgaagaagaaaaggaagctcCTACCTTTCAACCCGATCGAAGACCCCGATAGAAGGCTGGAGCAGATGGCGTCGCTGGCCACGGCCTTGACAGCCACCGGCGCCGTGTTCAGCAACGAGCTCACCTACCGACCGGGCATGGCGCCGAGGTCGGCCAATCGCGCGGCCAATGAGAACGGAGGGATGCAG GTGCTGTCCAAGGAGGACGTAGAGACGCTGAACCTGTGCAAGCGGATGATGGAAAGGGGCGAATGGCCACCGCTGATGGTCGTCCACGACCCACTCGAAGG GTTCACAGTGGAGGCGGACAGGTTCATCCGAGACCTAACCATCGTGACCGAGTATGTGGGCGACGTCGATTACCTCAAGAACAGGGAGCACGACGACGGCGACAGTATGATGACTCTGCTCTCGGCGGCGAACGCTGCGAGGAGCCTAGTCATATGCCCTGATCAGAGGAGCAACATCGCCCGGTTCATCAACGGCATCAACAACCACACAAG GGAAGGGAAGAAGAAGCAGAACCTCAAGTGCGTCAGGTTCAGCGTCGACGGGGAGTGCCGAGTTCTGCTGGTCGCGAACAGAGACATATCGAGAGGGGAGCGACTTTACTACGACTACAATGGCAGCGAACAAGAATACCCAACCGAGCATTTTGTTTAG
- the LOC135610748 gene encoding BTB/POZ domain-containing protein At3g05675-like: MEQACSAKTRGFGDRTTSDVTVCLRNRDGRPEWFHCHSTILRRESKYFADRLPENRPASPSHDTGNCIEVHCTGNEYDNYVKVLKLLYLSEESVLDSWDSVKSAIAVLRVSVSLQCRSIIQSCILYLEAVPWEEDEEEEIIKVASSLGPEAQPLLARIKPVSTNDTKNVFLSAVRFAMSVTSSVPPFMDELKTSAQEQVEYMLLEDEDAPLVAVDEDVKSEVSTGLARMFTTLETALKMLASDVDQSLEAGEHQLLQSLSDLEWMCNIIPKMEMMKEFVFGWAHVSDHILAVIQDEKYSSSLWSVKAKSIEVTGKALDAIGYGSVILPAPFRVHFLRTWLPYIRKMKPLLDLKSMEDESFPYKMDGDLCQNVEGAITSLVLALPSNDQAEIFTDWMKKTEQLSYPDLSEAFEVWCYRTKAAKRRLMASLNEAGNPAVSLG; encoded by the coding sequence ATGGAACAAGCCTGCTCTGCTAAGACTCGTGGCTTTGGTGACCGGACAACGAGTGATGTCACTGTTTGCTTGAGGAACAGAGATGGTAGGCCAGAGTGGTTCCACTGCCACTCAACCATTTTGAGGAGAGAGAGCAAATATTTTGCAGATCGGCTCCCTGAGAACCGTCCTGCTTCTCCGAGTCATGATACGGGTAATTGCATTGAAGTTCACTGCACAGGAAACGAGTATGACAATTATGTTAAGGTCTTAAAGCTACTTTATCTCTCAGAAGAGTCAGTTCTAGACTCGTGGGATTCTGTTAAATCTGCCATTGCTGTTCTTCGAGTTTCAGTTTCTCTTCAATGTAGATCAATCATCCAGAGCTGCATCCTGTACTTGGAGGCTGTACCTTGGGAGGAAGACGAAGAGGAAGAGATCATAAAAGTGGCCTCTAGCCTAGGCCCTGAAGCTCAACCACTTTTAGCTCGGATAAAACCTGTCAGTACAAATGACACTAAGAATGTATTCCTGTCAGCTGTTCGTTTTGCTATGTCCGTCACAAGTTCTGTTCCTCCATTCATGGATGAACTGAAGACTTCTGCCCAGGAACAAGTCGAGTACATGCTTCTGGAGGATGAAGATGCTCCTCTGGTTGCAGTGGATGAGGATGTGAAATCCGAGGTCAGTACAGGCCTAGCCAGGATGTTTACGACATTGGAGACAGCACTGAAGATGCTTGCCTCAGATGTTGATCAGTCGCTCGAGGCAGGTGAACACCAACTCTTGCAGAGCCTATCAGATCTTGAGTGGATGTGTAACATAATTCCGAAGATGGAAATGATGAAGGAATTTGTCTTCGGTTGGGCTCATGTCTCTGATCACATCCTGGCAGTCATTCAAGATGAGAAGTACAGCTCCAGCTTGTGGTCCGTCAAAGCAAAGTCGATAGAAGTAACTGGAAAAGCTTTGGATGCTATCGGCTATGGCAGCGTCATTCTTCCAGCACCATTCAGAGTCCACTTCTTGAGAACATGGCTCCCTTACATCAGGAAGATGAAGCCTTTACTGGATTTGAAGAGCATGGAGGACGAATCGTTTCCCTATAAGATGGATGGCGATTTGTGCCAGAACGTAGAAGGTGCGATCACATCTCTCGTGCTTGCTTTGCCATCGAATGATCAAGCGGAGATATTCACAGATTGGATGAAAAAAACTGAGCAGTTGAGTTATCCTGATTTGAGCGAGGCATTCGAAGTGTGGTGTTACAGGACCAAAGCTGCAAAGAGGAGGTTGATGGCCAGCCTAAATGAAGCCGGCAATCCTGCGGTCAGCCTCGGATGA
- the LOC103983233 gene encoding protein yippee-like At4g27745 isoform X2, protein MAELIGPRVYSCSNCRNHVCLHDDIISKAFQGRNGRAFLFSHAMNVVVGPKEDRQLMTGLHTVADIYCRDCREVLGWKYERAYEETQKYKEGKFIFEKPKIVKENW, encoded by the exons ATGGCGGAATTGATCGGGCCTCGTGTTTACAGCTGCAGCAATTGCCGAAACCACGTCTGCCTTCACGATGATATCATATCCAAAGCATTTCAG GGAAGAAACGGGCGTGCCTTTCTGTTTTCTCATGCCATGAATGTTGTCGTGGGGCCAAAGGAAGATAGGCAGCTGATGACAGGGCTGCATACGGTTGCCGACATTTACTGCCGTGATTGCCGTGAGGTGTTGGGATGGAAGTATGAAAGAGCTTATGAAGAGACACAGAAGTACAAAGAAGGGAAGTTCATATTTGAGAAACCCAAGATTGTCAAGGAGAACTGGTAG
- the LOC103983233 gene encoding protein yippee-like At4g27745 isoform X1, whose amino-acid sequence MFRASSSCPLCGGDGSLEVRVFDFRAAGAPSMAELIGPRVYSCSNCRNHVCLHDDIISKAFQGRNGRAFLFSHAMNVVVGPKEDRQLMTGLHTVADIYCRDCREVLGWKYERAYEETQKYKEGKFIFEKPKIVKENW is encoded by the exons ATGTTTCGTGCTTCCAGTTCTTGCCCCTTGTGCGGCGGCGACGGTAGTCTAGAGGTACGGGTGTTCGATTTTAG AGCAGCCGGGGCGCCATCCATGGCGGAATTGATCGGGCCTCGTGTTTACAGCTGCAGCAATTGCCGAAACCACGTCTGCCTTCACGATGATATCATATCCAAAGCATTTCAG GGAAGAAACGGGCGTGCCTTTCTGTTTTCTCATGCCATGAATGTTGTCGTGGGGCCAAAGGAAGATAGGCAGCTGATGACAGGGCTGCATACGGTTGCCGACATTTACTGCCGTGATTGCCGTGAGGTGTTGGGATGGAAGTATGAAAGAGCTTATGAAGAGACACAGAAGTACAAAGAAGGGAAGTTCATATTTGAGAAACCCAAGATTGTCAAGGAGAACTGGTAG